The Manihot esculenta cultivar AM560-2 chromosome 1, M.esculenta_v8, whole genome shotgun sequence genome has a window encoding:
- the LOC110625274 gene encoding ARF guanine-nucleotide exchange factor GNOM, whose protein sequence is MGRLKLQSGIKAIEEEPEDCDSSYSNKATLACMINAEVGAVLAVMRRNVRWGGRYMSGDDQLEHSLIQSLKALRKQIFSWQHPWHTINPSVYLQPFLDVIRSDETGAPITGVALSSVYKILTLDVIDQNTVNVEDAMHLVVDAVTSCRFEVTDPASEEVVLMKILQVLLACMKGKASVTLSNQHVCTIVNTCFRIVHQAGTKGELLQRIARHTMHELVRCIFSHLPDIENTEHALINGVSPAKQEIAGLDNDYTFVSKQIENGSSELEGQTSSVSYGSSASTGLVATVMEESTIGGSSGKDALPYDLQLMTEPYGVPCMVEIFHFLCSLLNVVEHMGMGPRSNTIAFDEDVPLFALGLINSAIELGGPSIHRHPRLLSLIQDELFRNLMQFGLSMSPLILSMVCSIVLNLYHHLRNELKLQLEAFFSCVILRLAQSKYGASYQQQEVAMEALVDFCRQKTFMVEMYANLDCDITCSNVFEELANLLSKSAFPVNCPLSAMHILALDGLIAVIQGMAERIGNGSFNSEQAPVNLEEYTPFWMVKCDNYSDPNHWVPFVRRRKYIKRRLMIGADHFNRDPKKGLEFLQGTHLLPDKLDPQSVACFFRYTAGLDKNLVGDFLGNHDEFCVQVLHEFAGTFDFQGMNLDTALRLFLETFRLPGESQKIQRVLEAFSERYYEQSPQILANKDAALLLSYSLIMLNTDQHNVQVKKKMTEEDFIRNNRHINGGNDLPREFLSELYHSICKNEIRTTPEQGAGFPEMTPSRWIDLMLKSKKTAPFIVSDSKAYLDHDMFAIMSGPTIAAISVVFDHAEHEDVYQTCIDGFLAVAKISACHHLEDVLDDLVVSLCKFTTLLNPSLLEEPVLAFGDDPKARMATVTVFTIANRYGDYIRTGWRNILDCILRLHKLGLLPARVASDAADESEVSADPGHGKPISNSLSSAHVQSMGTPRRSSGLMGRFSQLLSLDTEEPRSQPTEQQLAAHQRTLQTIQKCHVDSIFTESKFLQAESLLQLARALIWAAGRPQKGNSSPEDEDTAVFCLELLIAITLNNRDRIVLLWQGVYEHIANIVQSTVMPCALVEKAVFGLLRICQRLLPYKENLADELLRSLQLVLKLDARVADAYCEQITQEVSRLVKANATHIRSLMGWRTITSLLSITARHPEASEAGFDALLFIMSDGAHLVPANFVLCVDAARQFAESRVAQSERSVRALDLMAGSVDFLTRWSHEAKETMAEEEAAKLSQDIGEMWLRVVQGLRKVCLDQREDVRNHALLSLQKCLRGVEGINLPHGLWLQCFDLVIFTMLDDLLEIAQGHSQKDYRNMEGTLIIAVKLLSKVFLQLLHDLAQLTTFCKLWLGVLSRMEKYLKVKVRGKKSEKLQEVVPELLKNTLLVMKAKGVLVQRSALGGDSLWELTWLHVNNIAPSLQSEVFPDQDWEQSEHKPAETVGNLVLDETGSVPSNGSVASEGSGAGG, encoded by the exons ATGGGTCGCTTAAAGCTGCAATCAGGAATTAAGGCAATTGAGGaagaacctgaagactgtgaCTCTTCCTATTCTAACAAGGCTACTCTAGCATGCATGATTAATGCGGAGGTAGGTGCAGTATTGGCAGTCATGAGAAGAAATGTAAGATGGGGCGGACGATATATGTCAGGTGATGACCAGCTAGAGCACTCTTTGATTCAGTCTTTGAAGGCACTGAGGAAACAGATATTCTCATGGCAGCATCCTTGGCATACCATCAATCCTTCTGTGTATCTCCAACCATTTTTGGATGTTATTCGATCAGATGAAACTGGTGCTCCAATCACTGGGGTTGCTTTGTCATCTGTTTACAAGATTTTAACCCTTGATGTGATTGATCAAAACACTGTAAATGTTGAAGATGCTATGCACTTGGTAGTTGATGCAGTGACAAGTTGCCGATTTGAGGTGACTGATCCAGCGTCAGAAGAGGTGGTACTAATGAAGATTCTTCAGGTTCTTCTAGCTTGTATGAAAGGTAAAGCATCAGTCACACTTAGTAATCAGCATGTCTGTACCATAGTGAACACTTGTTTCCGTATAGTTCACCAAGCAGGAACTAAAGGCGAGTTATTACAGCGGATAGCTCGGCACACAATGCATGAACTTGTTAGGTGCATTTTTTCACACCTTCCAGATATTGAAAACACAGAGCATGCGCTGATTAATGGAGTCAGTCCTGCCAAACAGGAG ATTGCTGGTCTAGATAATGATTACACCTTTGTGAGCAAACAAATAGAGAATGGCAGTTCTGAGTTAGAAGGGCAAACATCTTCTGTTAGCTATGGTTCGAGTGCTTCTACGGGTCTGGTGGCAACTGTAATGGAAGAAAGCACAATTGGAGGTAGTAGTGGAAAAGATGCCCTTCCATATGATTTGCAGCTCATGACAGAGCCATATGGTGTCCCTTGCATGGTGGAGATATTTCACTTCTTGTGTTCTTTATTAAATGTTGTTGAACATATGGGAATGGGCCCCAGATCTAATACAATAGCATTTGATGAAGATGTACCACTTTTTGCGTTGGGATTAATCAATTCAGCAATAGAATTGGGTGGTCCTTCTATTCATCGTCACCCCAGGTTGTTGAGTTTGATTCAGGATGAACTATTTCGTAATCTGATGCAGTTTGGCTTGTCAATGAGCCCGCTTATTCTCTCAATGGTTTGTAGTATTGTTCTTAACTTGTATCACCATCTGCGAAATGAACTCAAATTGCAGCTAGAGGCTTTCTTCTCTTGTGTCATTCTGAGGCTTGCACAGAGCAAATATGGTGCTTCATACCAACAGCAAGAGGTTGCTATGGAGGCTCTTGTAGACTTCTGCAGGCAGAAAACATTTATGGTTGAGATGTATGCTAATTTGGATTGTGACATAACATGCAGTAATGTATTTGAAGAACTAGCTAATTTGTTGTCAAAGAGTGCATTTCCAGTGAACTGCCCGCTGTCTGCAATGCATATTCTTGCTTTGGATGGTCTCATAGCTGTTATTCAGGGGATGGCTGAAAGGATTGGCAATGGATCATTTAATTCAGAACAGGCACCGGTGAACCTTGAGGAGTATACACCATTCTGGATGGTGAAGTGTGACAACTACAGTGATCCTAATCATTGGGTTCCCTTTGTCCGGCGGAGAAAGTATATTAAGAGAAGATTGATGATTGGAGCTGATCACTTTAATCGTGACCCGAAGAAAGGCCTAGAATTTCTCCAAGGAACACACCTCTTACCTGACAAACTTGACCCTCAAAGTGTGGCCTGCTTTTTCAGGTATACTGCTGGGTTAGATAAGAACCTTGTTGGTGATTTCCTGGGAAATCATGATGAGTTTTGTGTTCAAGTACTTCATGAATTTGCTGGGACATTTGATTTCCAGGGCATGAATTTGGACACTGCTCTGCGGTTGTTCTTGGAAACTTTTAGGTTGCCTGGAGAATCTCAAAAAATACAGAGGGTGCTTGAGGCATTTTCAGAGAGATACTATGAGCAATCACCGCAGATCCTAGCTAACAAGGATGCTGCTCTTTTGTTATCTTATTCTCTCATAATGCTCAACACAGATCAGCATAATGTGCAGGTGAAGAAAAAGATGACAGAGGAGGACTTTATCCGGAATAATAGGCACATCAATGGAGGCAATGACTTGCCTCGAGAGTTCCTGTCAGAACTATACCACTCCATTTGCAAGAATGAGATACGCACAACTCCAGAACAAGGAGCTGGTTTCCCTGAAATGACACCTAGTCGTTGGATTGATTTAATGCTCAAATCCAAGAAAACTGCACCATTTATTGTGTCGGATTCAAAAGCTTACCTTGACCATGATATGTTTGCTATAATGTCAGGTCCCACGATTGCTGCTATCTCTGTTGTGTTTGATCATGCGGAACATGAGGATGTTTACCAGACATGTATTGATGGATTCTTAGCTGTTGCAAAAATATCTGCCTGTCATCATCTTGAAGATGTACTGGATGATCTAGTTGTGTCTCTATGTAAGTTCACAACCCTCTTGAATCCATCATTGCTTGAAGAACCTGTTCTAGCCTTTGGTGATGACCCAAAAGCCAGGATGGCGACTGTGACTGTTTTTACCATTGCAAATAGGTATGGTGATTATATTCGCACTGGTTGGAGAAATATTCTGGATTGCATTCTAAGGTTGCACAAACTTGGTCTTCTACCGGCACGTGTAGCCAGTGATGCTGCTGATGAATCTGAGGTTTCTGCTGACCCTGGTCATGGGAAACCTATCTCAAATTCTCTGTCTTCAGCTCATGTGCAATCCATGGGAACTCCAAGAAGATCTTCTGGATTGATGGGTCGGTTTAGTCAGCTCTTATCCCTTGACACTGAGGAGCCAAGATCACAACCCACTGAACAACAACTAGCTGCTCACCAACGCACGCTTCAGACTATCCAAAAATGCCATGTTGACAGCATATTTACTGAGAGTAAGTTCTTGCAAGCTGAATCTTTGTTACAGCTTGCTCGAGCGCTTATCTGGGCAGCAGGCCGTCCCCAGAAAGGGAACAGCTCTCCAGAGGATGAAGATACTGCAGTTTTCTGTCTGGAGTTGCTGATTGCAATTACTCTGAACAACCGGGACAGGATAGTGTTATTGTGGCAGGGTGTTTATGAGCACATAGCTAATATTGTTCAATCAACTGTAATGCCTTGTGCCTTAGTAGAGAAGGCTGTGTTTGGACTCCTCCGGATTTGCCAGCGGCTGCTGCCTTACAAAGAAAACCTGGCTGATGAACTTTTGAGGTCATTGCAACTTGTTTTGAAACTTGATGCCCGTGTTGCTGATGCTTACTGTGAACAAATTACACAAGAAGTCAGTCGCCTTGTGAAAGCTAATGCTACCCATATCAGATCTCTGATGGGGTGGCGTACAATTACTTCACTACTTTCCATCACAGCTCGGCATCCTGAAGCTTCTGAAGCTGGATTTGATGCGTTGTTGTTCATTATGAGTGATGGAGCTCACTTGGTACCTGCCAATTTCGTCCTCTGTGTTGATGCAGCCAGGCAGTTTGCAGAGTCTCGTGTGGCACAGTCTGAAAGGTCTGTGCGTGCACTAGATCTAATGGCAGGCTCTGTTGATTTTTTAACTCGGTGGTCTCATGAGGCTAAGGAAACAATGGCGGAGGAGGAAGCTGCAAAGTTGTCACAGGATATTGGGGAGATGTGGCTGAGGGTTGTGCAGGGATTAAGAAAAGTTTGTTTGGATCAGAGAGAGGATGTTAGGAACCATGCCCTTTTATCATTGCAAAAGTGCTTGAGAGGAGTGGAGGGGATCAATCTGCCACATGGTTTGTGGTTACAGTGTTTTGATCTGGTAATTTTTACAATGCTTGATGACTTGCTTGAAATTGCTCAGGGACACTCTCAAAAGGATTACAGAAACATGGAGGGCACTCTAATTATTGCTGTAAAGCTCCTTTCAAAAGTGTTTTTACAGTTACTGCATGACCTTGCTCAGTTAACTACTTTCTGTAAATTATGGCTGGGGGTGCTCAGTCGAATGGAAAAATATCTGAAAGTTAAAGTAAGAGGGAAGAAGAGTGAGAAACTCCAGGAAGTAGTGCCTGAGCTTCTTAAGAACACCTTGTTAGTGATGAAGGCTAAGGGAGTACTGGTACAGAGAAGTGCCTTAGGTGGGGATAGCTTGTGGGAGCTAACATGGCTACATGTGAATAACATTGCTCCATCTTTACAATCTGAGGTGTTCCCTGATCAAGACTGGGAGCAGTCAGAGCATAAGCCAGCCGAAACAGTTGGGAATCTGGTGTTGGATGAAACAGGTTCTGTTCCTTCAAATGGATCAGTAGCTTCTGAAGGTTCTGGCGCTGGAGGTTAA
- the LOC110625285 gene encoding vesicle transport v-SNARE 12 isoform X1: MSDVFEGYERQYCELSANLSRKCNSIFMLPDGVAEEKKEKISEIESGLEDCDALIRKMDLEARSLQPNVKAMLLAKLREYKSDLNKLKREFKRITSGNADHAAREELLEAGMADVHAVSADQRERLSMSVERLNQSGDRIKESRRTMLETEELGVSILEDLHQQRQTLLHAHNKLHGVDDAIDKSKKVLSSMSRRITRNKWIVGSVIAALVIAIIIIISFKISHH, encoded by the exons ATGAGTGATGTCTTCGAAGGATACGAGCGCCAGTACTGCGAGCTCTCTGCAAATCTCTCCCGTAAATGCAACTCCATTTTTATGCTTCCTGATGGAG TTGcagaggagaagaaggagaagatctCGGAGATAGAATCTGGATTGGAAGATTGTGATGCTTTG ATTCGGAAAATGGACCTTGAGGCTAGGAGTTTGCAGCCGAATGTGAAGGCTATGCTTCTAGCCAAATTAAGGGAATATAAGTCTGATCTAAATAAGTTAAAGAGGGAATTTAAGAGAATAACGTCTGGTAATGCTGATCATGCTGCCCGTGAAGAGTTGTTGGAGGCTGGAATGGCGGATGTGCACGCG GTTTCTGCAGATCAGCGAGAAAGATTGTCTATGTCAGTAGAAAGATTAAACCAGTCTGGAGACAGGATTAAGGAGAGTAGAAGAACAATGCTGGAGACAGAGGAACTTGGTGTTTCAATTCTCGAAGATTTGCATCAGCAGCGCCAAACTCTCCTACATGCTCATAATAAg CTTCATGGAGTAGATGATGCCATTGACAAAAGTAAGAAAGTCTTGTCATCGATGTCAAGAAGAATAACCAGAAACAAGTGGATCGTTGGCTCAGTGATCGCTGCTCTTGTGATTGCAATCATcattattatttcatttaagATTTCACATCACTAA
- the LOC110625285 gene encoding vesicle transport v-SNARE 12 isoform X2, producing MSDVFEGYERQYCELSANLSRKCNSIFMLPDGEEKKEKISEIESGLEDCDALIRKMDLEARSLQPNVKAMLLAKLREYKSDLNKLKREFKRITSGNADHAAREELLEAGMADVHAVSADQRERLSMSVERLNQSGDRIKESRRTMLETEELGVSILEDLHQQRQTLLHAHNKLHGVDDAIDKSKKVLSSMSRRITRNKWIVGSVIAALVIAIIIIISFKISHH from the exons ATGAGTGATGTCTTCGAAGGATACGAGCGCCAGTACTGCGAGCTCTCTGCAAATCTCTCCCGTAAATGCAACTCCATTTTTATGCTTCCTGATGGAG aggagaagaaggagaagatctCGGAGATAGAATCTGGATTGGAAGATTGTGATGCTTTG ATTCGGAAAATGGACCTTGAGGCTAGGAGTTTGCAGCCGAATGTGAAGGCTATGCTTCTAGCCAAATTAAGGGAATATAAGTCTGATCTAAATAAGTTAAAGAGGGAATTTAAGAGAATAACGTCTGGTAATGCTGATCATGCTGCCCGTGAAGAGTTGTTGGAGGCTGGAATGGCGGATGTGCACGCG GTTTCTGCAGATCAGCGAGAAAGATTGTCTATGTCAGTAGAAAGATTAAACCAGTCTGGAGACAGGATTAAGGAGAGTAGAAGAACAATGCTGGAGACAGAGGAACTTGGTGTTTCAATTCTCGAAGATTTGCATCAGCAGCGCCAAACTCTCCTACATGCTCATAATAAg CTTCATGGAGTAGATGATGCCATTGACAAAAGTAAGAAAGTCTTGTCATCGATGTCAAGAAGAATAACCAGAAACAAGTGGATCGTTGGCTCAGTGATCGCTGCTCTTGTGATTGCAATCATcattattatttcatttaagATTTCACATCACTAA
- the LOC110626126 gene encoding integrin-linked protein kinase 1 encodes MSSGNSSSSDRGSQPPSSAKQREKARVSRTSMILWHAHQNDASAVRKLLEEDPSLVHARDYDSRTPLHVASLHGWIDVAKYLIEFGADVNAQDRWKNTPLADAEGAKKYAIIEFLKSYGGLSYGQNGSHFEPKPVAPPLPSKCDWEIDPSELDFSNSAIIGKGSFGQILKAYWRGTPVAVKRILPSLSDDRLVVQDFRHEVNLLVKLRHPNIVQFLGAVTEKKPLMLITEYLRGGDLHQYLKEKGALSPSTAINFALDIARGMAYLHNEPNVIIHRDLKPRNVLLVNSNTDHLKVGDFGLSKLIKVQNCHDVYKMTGETGSYRYMAPEVFKHRKYDKKVDVFSFAMILYEMLEGEQPLANYEPYEAAKIVAEGHRPPFRAKGFTLELRELTDQCWAADMNRRPSFLDILKRLEKIKEILPSDHSWNIFNS; translated from the exons ATGAGCTCCGGTAATTCCTCCTCCTCCGACCGCGGATCCCAACCACCTTCTTCGGCCAAGCAAAGGGAGAAGGCCAGAGTCAGCAGGACTTCAATGATACTGTGGCACGCTCATCAAAACGATGCCTCCGCTGTTCGGAAACTTCTTGAGGAGGATCCATCTCTTGTCCACGCTAGGGATTACGATAGCCGCACCCCTCTCCACGTTGCCTCTCTCCACGGTTGGATCGACGTTGCCAAGTATTTGATTGAGTTTGGTGCTGATGTCAACGCCCAGGATCGTTGGAAGAATACG CCTTTAGCTGATGCAGAAGGAGCTAAAAAGTACGCcataattgagtttttaaaatcatatggtGGTTTATCCTAT GGCCAAAATGGAAGCCATTTTGAACCAAAGCCTGTTGCACCACCCCTACCAAGCAAGTGTGACTGGGAAATTGACCCATCTGAGCTTGATTTTTCAAACTCAGCAATTATTGGAAAG GGGTCATTTGGGCAGATTTTAAAAGCCTACTGGCGTGGAACACCTGTAGCCGTCAAGCGCATACTTCCGTCCCTTTCGGACGATAGATTGGTGGT TCAGGACTTCAGGCATGAGGTTAATTTGCTAGTGAAGCTTCGCCACCCAAATATAGTCCAATTTCTTGGAGCTGTCACTGAGAAGAAACCCCTTATGTTGATCACCGAGTATTTACGGGGG GGTGATCTTCATCAGTACCTCAAGGAAAAGGGCGCACTAAGTCCTTCAACAGCCATTAACTTTGCACTGGATATTGCCAG AGGCATGGCTTATCTTCACAACGAGCCAAATGTCATTATTCACAGAGACCTGAAACCAAG GAATGTTCTTTTGGTCAACTCCAATACTGACCATTTGAAAGTTGGAGATTTTGGACTCAGCAAACTTATCAAAGTTCAAAATTGTCATGATGTTTACAAAATGACTGGCGAGACAGGGAGCT ATCGGTATATGGCTCCTGAAGTTTTCAAGCACCGGAAATATGATAAGAAGGTTGATGTTTTCTCTTTTGCGATGATACTATATGAG ATGCTTGAAGGGGAACAACCACTTGCAAATTATGAGCCTTATGAAGCAGCCAAGATTGTGGCAGAGGGCCATAGACCACCTTTTCGTGCTAAAGGATTTACCCTTGAGCTGAGAGA ATTAACAGATCAGTGTTGGGCTGCTGATATGAACAGAAGACCTTCCTTTTTGGATATTCTGAAGCGACTTGAAAAGATTAAGGAAATTTTACCCTCAGATCACTCTTGGAACATATTCAATTCGTAA
- the LOC110626133 gene encoding transmembrane emp24 domain-containing protein p24delta9: MARFQVSAIVIITILGILSSTSQSVRFDLQSGHTKCISEDIRSNSMTVGKYSIVNPHDGQPLPESHKLTARVTSSYGNSYHYADHVESGQFAFTAAEEGDYMACFWAADHKPQVTLTVDFDWKSGVAAKDWTNVAKKGSIDVMELELKKLHDTVVSIQEEMYFLREREEQMQELNRSTNSRMGWFSFLSLVLCLSVAGLQVFHLKTFFEKKKLI; the protein is encoded by the exons ATGGCTAGATTTCAGGTTTCTGCTATTGTAATTATAACAATCCTCGGGATTTTGTCGTCTACATCACAATCCGTTCGCTTCGATCTGCAATCTGGCCACACCAAGTGCATCTCAGAGGATATCAGAAGTAATTCCATGACTGTTGGCAAGTATAGCATCGTTAACCCACACGACGGCCAGCCTTTGCCGGAGTCGCACAAGCTTACCGCCAGG GTGACATCGAGCTATGGGAATAGTTATCACTACGCGGATCATGTGGAATCGGGGCAGTTTGCGTTTACGGCGGCGGAGGAAGGGGATTACATGGCGTGTTTCTGGGCGGCGGATCATAAGCCCCAAGTTACGTTGACTGTGGATTTCGATTGGAAGAGTGGTGTAGCTGCTAAAGATTGGACTAATGTTGCCAAGAAAGGATCTATCGAT GTGATGGAATTAGAGTTGAAGAAGCTGCATGATACTGTTGTCTCTATTCAGGAGGAGATGTATTTTCTCCGTGAAAG GGAAGAACAAATGCAAGAGTTGAATCGATCTACTAATTCAAGGATGGGCTGGTTCAGTTTTCTCTCGCTTGTTCTTTGTCTATCAGTGGCAGGCTTGCAAGTATTTCATCTGAAGACCTTTTTCGAGAAAAAGAAGctaatttaa
- the LOC110625307 gene encoding rhamnogalacturonan I rhamnosyltransferase 1 has protein sequence MEVRSEGLQVRCEKVASGTPPVIARTRVQVWFIRVCSSILLWTALVQLVTVGELWQPHFFTNITNKITQITPFPIAAQVHAQPPPPPLLQARNYTSNGYLKVSCNGGLNQMRAAICDMVAVARLLNLTLVVPELDKTSFWADPSNFEDIFNVKHFIDSLRDEVRIVRRVPKRFNRKSGYKVLEMPPVSWSDEKYYLEQILPLFVKSKVLHFNKTDTRFANNRISLNLQKLRCRVNFQALKFTPQIETLGNKLVRILQERGPFVALHLRYEMDMLAFSGCTHACTKDEAEELKTLRYAYPWWREKEIVSEERRLQGLCPLTPEETALVLQALGFDNETQIYIAAGEIYGSERRLAALRAAFPHIVRKEMLLDPVELQQFQNHSSQMAALDFMVSIASNTFIPTYDGNMAKVVEGHRRYLGFKKTILLDRKRLVELLDLHQNGTLPWNEFAFAVQAAHEKRMGQPIRRRVIADKPKEEDYFYANPQECLCERTNCDDLLGPNNSSSIQ, from the exons ATGGAGGTTAGATCTGAGGGTTTACAAGTGAGGTGCGAGAAGGTTGCGTCGGGGACTCCTCCAGTGATCGCTAGAACTCGCGTACAGGTTTGGTTTATAAGGGTTTGCTCCAGTATTCTGCTATGGACTGCTTTGGTTCAGCTCGTCACCGTTGGGGAGCTATGGCAACCGCACTTTTTCACCAATATTACCAATAAAATCACCCAGATCACGCCGTTCCCTATTGCAGCTCAAGTCCATGCTCAACCGCCGCCTCCACCACTTCTTCAAGCAA GAAATTATACAAGTAATGGTTATCTTAAGGTGTCCTGCAATGGGGGCTTGAATCAAATGCGTGCTGCG ATCTGTGACATGGTGGCTGTTGCTCGTCTTTTGAATCTCACTTTGGTTGTTCCTGAACTTGACAAGACGTCTTTCTGGGCTGACCCTAG TAACTTTGAAGACATATTTAATGTGAAACATTTCATTGACTCGCTAAGAGATGAAGTTCGAATCGTCAGAAGGGTGCCAAAAAGATTTAATAGGAAATCTGGATACAAAGTATTGGAGATGCCCCCAGTTAGTTGGTCAGATGAAAAATATTACCTAGAACAG ATTCTACCACTTTTTGTCAAGTCAAAGGTGTTGCACTTCAACAAAACTGATACTCGCTTCGCAAACAATAGGATCTCACTCAATCTTCAGAAACTCAGATGCCGTGTTAATTTTCAGGCACTGAAGTTCACTCCACAGATTGAAACTTTGGGGAACAAATTGGTTCGCATTCTTCAGGAGAGGGGACCTTTTGTGGCCTTGCATCTTAGGTATGAGATGGACATGTTGGCTTTCTCTGGTTGTACTCATGCCTGCACCAAGGATGAAGCTGAGGAGCTCAAGACATTAAG GTATGCGTACCCTTGGTGGAGGGAGAAGGAGATAGTTTCTGAAGAGAGGAGACTACAAGGTTTGTGTCCTTTGACACCTGAAGAGACGGCATTAGTTTTGCAAGCATTGGGTTTTGACAACGAAACTCAGATATATATTGCAGCGGGGGAGATATATGGCAGTGAACGGAGACTTGCAGCATTAAGGGCTGCATTTCCACATATT GTCAGAAAGGAAATGCTGTTAGATCCAGTGGAGCTGCAACAATTCCAGAATCATTCTTCTCAGATGGCTGCTCTGGATTTCATGGTATCAATAGCCAGTAACACTTTCATACCCACTTATGATGGAAACATGGCAAAGGTTGTGGAAGGTCACCGCCG GTATCTTGGGTTTAAAAAGACGATTCTGCTGGATCGAAAAAGACTTGTTGAATTATTGGATTTGCATCAAAATGGGACACTTCCATGGAATGAGTTTGCATTTGCTGTTCAAGCAGCACATGAGAAAAGGATGGGACAGCCAATCCGCCGCAGGGTTATAGCAGATAAACCAAAGGAGGAAGATTATTTTTATGCAAATCCTCAAGAGTGCCTTTGTGAGAGAACAAATTGTGATGACTTGCTAGGTCCTAATAACTCAAGTTCAATACAGTGA